One Streptococcus sp. S1 DNA window includes the following coding sequences:
- a CDS encoding Ltp family lipoprotein — protein sequence MLNSYDRAYENAHNHSSYSWTKETYPVEKYSNPIDEYNDNFELLFNLLVKKLFSPTLVEKEFKRAYETAKNLSADSPISMQAIKNKIKIYNYSEGANQYAVYKLNIDWREQAVLAAKSLQKYRYSKEKLVEQLINVALFTQKEADYAVEQVNFDWKENAVKEAESYVNSGKISKERLLEKLVEYRKFTQEEAEYAIEHAKIDLLD from the coding sequence ATGTTAAATAGTTATGATAGAGCTTATGAGAATGCTCATAATCATTCGAGTTATTCATGGACAAAAGAAACTTATCCTGTAGAAAAATACTCTAATCCAATTGATGAATATAATGATAATTTCGAATTATTATTTAATTTGCTTGTTAAAAAACTTTTTTCTCCAACTTTAGTAGAAAAAGAATTTAAAAGGGCATATGAAACAGCTAAAAATCTGTCAGCGGATTCTCCTATTTCGATGCAGGCTATCAAAAATAAAATAAAGATTTATAATTATTCAGAAGGCGCTAACCAGTACGCTGTATATAAGCTTAATATAGACTGGAGAGAGCAGGCTGTTTTAGCAGCAAAATCACTTCAAAAGTATCGTTATTCAAAAGAAAAGTTAGTTGAGCAACTGATAAATGTTGCACTATTTACTCAAAAAGAGGCTGACTATGCTGTAGAACAAGTAAATTTCGATTGGAAGGAGAATGCTGTGAAAGAAGCGGAATCTTATGTAAACAGTGGCAAGATTTCGAAAGAAAGGTTATTAGAAAAACTTGTTGAATATAGAAAATTTACTCAAGAGGAAGCCGAGTACGCAATAGAACATGCAAAAATAGATTTGTTGGATTAG